From one Esox lucius isolate fEsoLuc1 chromosome 11, fEsoLuc1.pri, whole genome shotgun sequence genomic stretch:
- the timp2b gene encoding metalloproteinase inhibitor 2b: MTWLVRLVTLVVVLLLWRVEEIAEACSCSPAHPQQAFCNADVVIRAKVVGQKVVDAGNDIYGNTIKRIKYDIKQIKMFKGPDRDIDAIFTPPSSAMCGVALETNGKKEYLFTGKLEMDGTMHVTLCDFSESWEAMSPTQKKSLTQRYESGCGCKIIRCTSIPCAISAPEECLWTDWVMEKNHSGPQAKHFACIKRSDASCAWYRGEAPPKKDFLDIEDP; encoded by the exons ATGACTTGGCTCGTACGTTTGGTTACTCTGGTAGTCGTTTTGTTGCTTTGGCGGGTCGAAGAAATTGCAGAAGCTTGCAGTTGCTCCCCGGCGCATCCTCAACAGGCTTTTTGCAATGCAGACGTTG TGATCAGGGCAAAGGTGGTTGGACAGAAAGTGGTTGACGCTGGTAATGACATCTACGGCAACACCATCAAAAGGATCAAGTATGACATCAAACAGATCAAG ATGTTCAAAGGCCCTGACCGAGATATCGACGCCATCTTCACTCCACCTTCCTCAGCCATGTGTGGTGTGGCTCTGGAAACCAACGGCAAGAAGGAGTATCTTTTTACAG GCAAACTGGAAATGGATGGCACCATGCACGTCACACTTTGTGACTTCTCTGAGTCCTGGGAGGCCATGAGTCCTACCCAGAAGAAGAGCTTGACTCAGCGCTACGAGAGTGGCTGCGGGTGCAAG ATAATCCGCTGCACTTCCATCCCATGTGCAATCAGCGCCCCGGAAGAGTGCCTGTGGACAGACTGGGTGATGGAGAAGAACCATAGTGGACCCCAGGCCAAACACTTTGCCTGTATCAAGAGGAGCGATGCTTCCTGTGCCTGGTACAGGGGGGAGGCACCACCCAAGAAGGATTTCCTGGATATCGAAGACCCTTAA